TCCCGCCAGGAGAGCCCGGCACAGGAGAAAACGGCATCGACAAACTCCTCAAGGGAGTGGCTGGTACCGGTGGCAATGACATAATCGTCCGGGACCTCCTGCTGCAGCATCAACCACATGGCCTGGACATATTCCGGGGCCCAGCCCCAGTCCCGCAGGATGGCGATATTGCCCAGGCGCAGTTTTTCGTCGCTTCCGGCCGCGATCCTACAGGCGGCAGCCACAATCTTCCGGGTAACAAACCTTCTCGGCCGAAGCGGCGACTCATGGTTGAACAGAATCCCGGAACAGGCAAACAACCCATAGGCCTCGCGGTAGTTGGCCACCTCCCAGAAGGCGGCCGCCTTGGCAACCGCATAGGGGCTGCGGGGCCGGAAGGGGGTTGTTTCGTCGGCCGGCATGCCGCCGGTATCACCGAAACATTCACTGGATGCGGCATGATAGAACTTTACCGGCTGCCCGGTAAAACGAATCGCCTCGAGCAGATTGAGGGTGCCGACACTGATGCTTTCCAGGGTTTCCACCGGCTGCTCAAAGGAAAGGCCAACCGAGCTCTGGCCGGCCAGGTTATAGACCTCGTCCGGCTGCACACGGTCCAACACCTGGAGAACACTCCGAAAATCACTGAGCGC
This DNA window, taken from Desulfobacterales bacterium, encodes the following:
- a CDS encoding GDP-mannose 4,6-dehydratase, which codes for MEKKALICGVSGQDGAYLARFLLEKGYQVSGTSRDAQMSSFQNLHTLGIHERISLHSMALSDFRSVLQVLDRVQPDEVYNLAGQSSVGLSFEQPVETLESISVGTLNLLEAIRFTGQPVKFYHAASSECFGDTGGMPADETTPFRPRSPYAVAKAAAFWEVANYREAYGLFACSGILFNHESPLRPRRFVTRKIVAAACRIAAGSDEKLRLGNIAILRDWGWAPEYVQAMWLMLQQEVPDDYVIATGTSHSLEEFVDAVFSCAGLSWREHVVTDPALLRPTDLAVSRANPGKAREILGWLPQYAMADVVREMVDGQRAAKSER